The Salvelinus namaycush isolate Seneca chromosome 11, SaNama_1.0, whole genome shotgun sequence DNA window AACATGACTGGAGGTTACCTCCCGCCCTTAAAGGGGCAGGtgaacatttttgtctcatctgtgaCATTTCGGTTAAAAGACTCAGGTCACAAAAAATGAAATTAAacaatataccacattacttcttaTTAATAATGCATTTATTGTTTTAGAAAGATTGCAAAGCATGCTCATCTGTAATTTTTTGTAAAATAATTTACCACAGTGGTTGGTGGATCAAAAGCTGAATTTTAGGCCCAGTCAGTGATACCTCAGTTTTgttttaactgtgtgtgtgttcatgcagcCATTTGGCCATAACCAGTCTCAGCAGGACATCCTTCAGGAGAACACCATCCTCAAAGCCACCGAGGTCCAGTTCCCTGCCAAGCCCCAGGCCAGCACAGAGGCCAAGGTGACTCATACTCACTCTGAATTGTACACTCGTCAGGACATGTCTGAATGTGACTAGGACAGACAAAGCATGAGAAGCTGATCCATATTCTATAGATGAACTAACATCTCTCGCTCCATCTttcttctctatctctccttgtCAGGCGTTTATCCGGCGCTGTCTGGCCTACCGTAAGGAGGCTCGTTTCGACGTTCACCAGCTGGGCACTGACACGTACCTCCTCCCTCACATGAGACGCACCAACTCCTCAGGCTCCCTTCAGCCCGCCTCCTCCTCAATCTCCTCCTACTGACTGGCTGATGGACATGACTGACAGGCCCACCGGCCAATCCTATAGCAGAACTGATCCTAATATGGGAAATGGAGTGGTGTTGGGTATTCAGAATCCCCCAGCCACTGTGAAAGGGACGTGAATTTGTTTGGctgaatagaatggaatggatgACACgtgagacagggaaagagaaagacagagtggagGTGGAGACACTTTGCTAATGTTTCCAAGTAGCTTTGCAGAAACGTTGCACTTTGTTCTGATCTTGAAGGTGTACATggtttacagagagagagagagagagaggaaggaagagaagcTCTACCCCTTGTGCATGCCATTGGACATGCTGTGTCTGTTGCCATGGGGACTTAAGTGGGGCTAGGCCACACCCCTTGCTAGTGTTGAACTGGGCTCTTATTGGTGGAGAGGTAAACTGTAAACAAAAAGCAACACGTTTTGTTGTTTATTGGAATCCCCATCAGAAGTCCATTCCTAAATAGACCACTAGCTTCTACTATAGAAGGCACTTCCTGTAGATCTGAAGGGATTGGATAGGCATTAAACTATCTGCACCTTGTGCCTGGATAGGCCAAGTGGAATGTTCTCCATATTGCTTAGACCTCTGCAGTCAGTTCAGATCTACACCAGTATGTTGGTGCTAGAGATCGATTTGGGATGTGGCTTGAATCCCCAGAATAGATCAGTTGGTTTGCCAGACTCACAGTAAACCTTGGACTAAATTGCACTTATAATCAAGATGATTTGGTTTCATGGACATGACTTTTTGAAATAGTCCTGGACTAAGGCTAAGCCTCAGTCCCAGACTGTCGGACAGAAGCTCATATTTAATATGTTCATAAAGTCACGTTTTTAGAACTTGAATCAAGAATGAAATCTACTCCTGGATGAATATAATCTGGCTGTGTGAAAGAAGTTGGTTTTAGGCAGTTTAGGTCCTCCGTGGATCCATCCCTCTACAATGTGCTGAGTGCTAGGCCTGTTCAGGCAATGAAGTCTGTTTAGCAGAACACAATGAAACCATATAAGGATCAGCGTTATTGTAAAGATTAAGGTTTCAATACTCAAATCATCTGGAGGAAATTCAATGTACATTTCATGTGTAGGACTGACATATCTGCAATCTCAGTCTGTACAGAGGGTCAAACACACTCAATTGACTGAACTCTCACTAGGCAGTGCCCCGTTTGCACCTGTTTTCTcaaataaataaaagacaaaACGCCTAGAAACATAATTCTCTTATTTCCCACTTTTCTTTGAAATTGTACCCTTCCCTTCCTCTGTTTTATTGTCTATTCTAGATGGGAAATAACAGGTGAAACGTTGAGCACATGCAAGTTTCTCATGTATCCTTGTTCATTTGTGCTCCGAAAGGCATTTTTATTTTGCTGCTATATAGATGTGGCTTTTAGTTAAGATCTATCTGTATGAGATAACTCAGGTACAGATAGTGCAGACCCGTGCGAACAGGAACACTCTAGGGCCCTGAAGTGTATAGCCTACTCTTTAGGGGCCCTTTGAAGTGTACACTCCACTGTGGTGAGAAGAATAATGCTTCTGTATGCCAGGAGTTCCAATAATGTCAAAATGTTTTACCACAGCAATGTTTATTAGTAGTCTGGAAACCAtgtgtcatatatatatatatataaagttgtATAAAACTGTTCATGACATATATGAAGGAAAAGCGCAGTTTGATGAAGGCTCTCTTCTGTTCACTAACACTTTACTTGAAGTCTGTCATAAGGCCTGCGTAACACTGACATAACAGGTGTCATAAGGAgttattacagcatattggtaGTGTGCCGAATGTAAAGTGTTTATATTGGAAGACTGTGGAGCGTTAAACAGACGCCACTTGTGTTTCAGATTGGGCTTAGTGTGAACATCATGGCAGACCATAAAGCAGGAGCCACAGCAGTTCAACACCATGTAAACAGGTTTCACCACTGTCTGATACATACAGATACGAGAATGAATGGGAGGCAATGTCAGGTCCTGTCATTCATATGCAATAAAGATTGCCCTACCAAGGTCGCCGCCTTTGGTTTGTGCGCATAATGTctcccacagacaacacacgtTTATCTATAAAAGTTTTTCCTGATCCAAGACTTGGATCGGTCAGATGCAGTAGTGGTCAGTTACACCTGATGAAAGCATGGCAGACAGATGCCATTTGTCAAAAGGCTGGGAGGTCAGTTACAACCATAGACTTGAATAACATCGCATCATTCTATCTGTTCCATTATGGCGTCTGTGAGCATCTCCATTTTGAACTAATCAACTTTCATCTACGAGATGGCAaaaagggtgcatactgccacctagagtgtgttgtttgaacagatAAAAAGCCAAGGTTGGAgatttactgccacctggagttatggaatgtttcctcactagtataattcattggctgatccctcctgatgacctggatggaataatctgatccttccttaacccataggagGTCCCACCCAGTTGaagtcctcaatggcgctgcctaTACTAAAACAAGTCCTTTCTCTATAGTTACATGCTGGAAGATTGAAGAAGGCTTCTTCAGCATGTTGTCTAGTGAGTATACACTCATCAGGAGAGAAAGGGGAAAATGTAAGGCTGTGGATTGAGTGATTAGGAGAGGAGTGCCAGGCCAGTCCAGGGGTATGTGATGGCGCAATgtcagtccagtccagggttcTCCACTGTAGTCTTGTCTCTGGGTCCTCCTGGCTCTGAATGGACCTGAGCTCTAATGTCCATCTGGTTCCAGGTCCTTCTGAGCCCTTTCCTGCTCCTACTCCCAACGCTCTGGCTGCTCCTCCCCATTGCCACTGCAGAGCTCCCCGGCCCAGAGTCACTAGAGTCACCCTCCTCTGGAGGTTTGAAGCGGGATGATTGAGAGAGCTGTGGTGGGGAGAAATGATATTGCATAATATCACTATTACTGTAGTGACAGTTACATTATTACTATCACTTTTACTATTAATGTAGGCCTGCTAGTAGTTTAATCATTGATTAATTAATCAACTACAAGCCTTtctacatactgtgtgtgtggtgaacGCTCACCTTTCTGATCCCCGTGATGGTGGTGAATGTTCCATGGTTGGGCTTACACCTGAAGTACCTGTTACCATGGAGACTGCCTTCATTTTCTCCACCTAAAGTTGAATAGGAACAGGTGTTACCAGGGCTGGCTCCAGGAATAAGCAACATAAGTGGCCCCCCCAAAGTAAGAAATGTATaagtattatttaaaaaattagaAGCTCAGTCGAGGTCTCAACATACTGTTGAGAGTtaaaatagtagaatacacaaggtgcaagttcAATATGTGTTTGTGCATCAGCAATCtttctcttatgtcagtcacaAAGTCACACACttgccatgtcagctaacaatttgtagattggtaaattagccagctatctaaacttgtaatcATAGCCGAATACCGACCAGGCACGCAGGGCATGTGCCCAGAGGCCCTGAACTCCAAAGGACCCCCATTGAATTTGTTAGTCGCTCTCACtttgatacactacatgaccaaaagcatgtggacacctgctcatcgaacatctcattccaaaataatgggcattaatatggagttggtcccacctgtgttgccataacagcctccactcttctgggaaggtttttcactagatgctggaacattgctgcagggacttgcttccattcagtcacaagagcattagtgagatcgggcactgatgttgggcgattaggtctggcttgcagtcggcgttccaattaatcccaaagctgttcgatagggttgaggtcagggctctgtgcaggccagttaagttctcCCACACCGATCAACAAACCTCGTTTTGTGCACgtgggtattgtcatgctgaaaggaaGGAAAGGGCTTTCCCGAACTGTTgccacagaatcatctagaatgttattgcatgctgtagcgttaagatttcccttcactgcaaCTAAGaggcctagtccgaaccatgaaaaacagcccccagaccattattactcCACTATTAttacttatttatttaatttatttgttacatgcgccgaatacgtagaccttatagtgaaatgcttacttacaagcccttaaccaacaatgcagctttaagaaaaataagtgttaagtagaaaataaaagtatcaaataattaaacagcagcagtaaaacaatagtgaggctatatacagggggtaccggtacagagtcaatgtgcgggggcacaggttagtcgaggtaatatataGGTAGAGttagtgactgcatagataataaacaaagagtagcagcagtgtaagaaggggggggagcaatgcaaatagtctgggtagtagccctttgattagatgttcaggagtcttatggcttgggggtagaagctgttaagaagcctcttggacctagacttggtgctccggtaccgcttgccgtgcggtagcagagagaacagtctatgactagggtggctggagtctgacaatttttaggacattcctctgataccgcctggtatagagatcttGGATGGCAAGAaggttggccccagtgatgtactgggccgtacgcactacactctgcggtcggaggccgagcagttgctataccaggcagtgatgcaaccagtcaggatgctctcgattgtgcagctgtagaaccttttgaggatctgaggacccatgccaaatcttttcagtctcctgagggggtataggttttgtcgtgccctctttatgactgtcttggtgtgtttggacaatgatagtttgttggtgatgtggacaccaaggaacttgaagctctcaacctgctccactacagccccattgatgagaatgggggcgtgttcggtcctccttttcctgtactccacgatcagctcctttgtcttgatcacgttgagggagaggttgttgtcctggcaccacacggccaggtctctgacctcctccctataggctgtctcattgttgtcggtgatcaggcctaccactgttgcgtcATCGGGAAACTTGATGAGTGTTGgggtcgtgcctggccatgcagtcatgagtggacagggagtgcaggaggggactgagcacgcacccctgaggggcccacgtgttgaggatcagcgtggcggatgtgttgttatctaccctcaccacctgggggcggcccatcaggaagtccaggatccagttgtagagggaggtgtttagtcccagggtccttagcttagtgatgagctttgataGTGTTaaacgctgagttgtagtcaatgaatagcattctcacataggtgttccttttgtccaggtgggaaagggcagtgttgagtgcaatagagatggcatcatccaTGGATCTGTTGGGTCGGTATACAAATTGGGTGGGTCTAGGGTGCATGAAAACATGCATTAGCCTAACATCAATGGTTTGATATTTGAGAATAATTATTTCTAACATCGATAGAGCCTAAACTTTCTAGCACTGTTTTTGAACTGACGCAGTAGGGATAATAAGGGAGTGGTTTGTGACAGACAAGAGCAGCCGCTCACCTATATGTCAGCTCAtaccacagttacacctccaacaccACCAAAACATCTGCTATGCGGATGTCGACCAATGCTGGTTAATGCTCTGATTGAATCCAGGCCTTATTTACCAGTATATTTGGTGTTACTGTCACAGTTGTCATGGTGATGAGAATGCCAGACATTCACACACACCATAAATACACACACTGCGCACACACAAACTCACTGGATGTGTCCAATTCCACTCCGATATAGATGTCTGTAGACTCAGTGTTTTCCAGTGGTCCGATAAACCTCAcagctcctcttctcctctcctctcctcgcctccttctctcCAGCACTACACGGTCATTCACACACAGACGGTGCTTCTTCCTGATATGCACATGCATGCACGAACGGACATACGCACCACACACAGTTAAGTTCTTTAAATCACAATTATTGTGAAATTAGTcattaatacagtataatacggTAATAAACAGAAGAGAAACTAAAGCAAGAATAGAAGTGTACCTGGTGGTTAATGCCCTGGGGTCCAGCCCTCCTGCTGCTTGGACTGTGGACGAGGAGTCAGGACAGTCTGGGGCCAgacaccacctctcctcctcttttgtCTCGTCCATCTCTCCCCTCAGAGGTCCACATGAGGCACTTCTCCTTAGGACTTTCTCTCTTTTCTGCTCACAAACAACAATATCAATGACCACAAACAAACCACCACAAAAACAGCTCATCATAAAGGCTGTGACATCCTCATGTGTCCATTGTGAAGTATGATAATGAGGTCCAACCTTCAGCGTGTGTTTTCGGTCCGATGTCTGTCCACCCTGCTCAGACGACAGGTtgcccttctccctcctcctgactgaaacacaaacacacacaatgtcCTGACATGGtgagcacacagcaaagacagaCTGAAGCTTCACATTCTCCTTGGTCATAATTTCAATGAATAAAACAGACATTCCAATTCAAAGCACTGCTTCATTATGTAAAACGATTGACACCTCTTTCTCTGGGAATGCTGCCACTATGGGAGGAGTGAGGCATGATGGGTAGGGGTTGTGATCCCAGAGCTTCTACAGAGGGTAGAATAAGACTGTTGTTGTCTTCTTgtctcctttctccccctctcgtcttccccctctcatctctcctgccttcctttcctctcctctcatcttctcctggATCCTCCTTCTCATACTCTTTCACACAGGGCAGAACTGCtgtctgacacacagagagagaggttggggttgtttgtgtgtatatgtttaCGTGAGTGTTGACTTGTGAGAGAGATAATGTGTGTCATACATACCTGTCTCCTCTGAGGGGTGAGGTTGTGAAGGGGGACCagaggagggaggcaggggggTGTGGTGCTAAAggacagaggggggaggcaggggggTGTGGTGTTAGAGCACAGGCTGCCCCTCCCAGAGCTGTATAAGGAGGACACACTGGGGGAGACACTGgctgggggagaggggaggtaAGGGGAGGAGGCGGCggcgagagagatggaggggaggcaGGAGAAGGGAGAGGTGGAGTTGGTCTGGGATCTGTTGGAATCTGATGGACCCACGGGAGCAGCCGGAGCAGTGGACAGAGAGCACATCAGCTCCTCTATTCGGACCCTCTGGACCTCTACGGTCCTGTGCAGACTAAGATATGAGAggaggcgcgcacacacacacagcagagttaAGCAAAGGTCAGACAAACTCAACCGAAACAGTAAATGGTTAACTTTCTCATAGAGGAGGCAGCTGAAAACTGGTGTGAATCAGGCATGTGACAGTGGGAATTTGTTTGATACAACAGGCCTATGGTTCTCACCGTTGATTCTCGCGCAGTATCTCGGCTATACTCGAGCACAGGTGCACTGCACCTCTCCTCGAACCATTGATGAAGAACAGGACAGCTTGCGAGGCGACCTCCTTGTCCTCCTCAAGACCCCCTGCCGAACTGCCCACTTGGTATAGGAAGGCAGAAATAATACAGTAGTAGAAAACTATTTGTCTATCACTTTATTACCTTTACTCAGTGGTTTTGTGGCAGTTATTTCAGCACAGCAAACGTGTAGCACAACACACAAATAGCTTACACAAATTGTCCCCATCACAGGTGTTCCTATTAAAAAATGACTAGCTATATCGAATGTAGGCTACTTTACCAGTTTGACATGGTTTAGTGACGTTAACTTTAATCAAATCTTTCGTATTCAAAGAAAAGCATAACTTCCAAAGCTGTAGCCTAGGTACCCGTGCGAGTCCCACCACGACTGAGTGAGCTCCAAATCAATGTTTCCATACCTGTCTGGGACGCACGCGAGTCAAGGTCCGAATCCAACGACCAGGTTCGGTTTCTACTGCGCTCGCGACCACTCATATCCCAGTTCTCTCAATTACAAATGTCTATTGATTTGTTATTGTACTACTCTACTGTAAGCCATGTGTTGCGTTTTTTCACTAACCCTAGCCGACGTAACTCCACTTGGGGTGCGTAACACCCAATGGAACGCACAGGTGCGCTCGGTTGGCTCGCAATAGTACAGATAGCTTCATGCTTTCTTGGTGAGGGTTTTAGCCTATAATTATTGTAATACGCTTGCTCTGTCTGGTCATTTTAAGCAGGATAATGAAATATGCAAGGTAAAAGCTTAAAACAAGTAGGCTAATCTATAGACAACCTATACATTTTTGAAAGCAACGAAAGTGCATATTTTGAAATAAGAGAGAAACACGCACaaataaaaaagtattttaaaATTCCATTGGCTTTATTGCTCGAGTATGTTTACAGGGTGTTTTCATAAAGTTGTAACACAGCGCCCTCGTGTAGTTGAAAAGCCTCACTTCGCCTTCATTTCCTATCTCTTCAACCCACCATGCCAGAGGACGGCACAGGAAGCGCTGTCTAACCCCCAATACGATATTTACCACAAACCCTAGCCCAGCCACAAATAGTTCATGTTCATAGTTCTGACGATATCCCTGCCTATTTCGGTCCCCTCTGGCATGGCCATCTAGTGACTACCACCCTCACACAACGTTTAAGGGTAGGCTATAGAGTTCTGTTATAAACGAAAGGTGCATGGAGAGAAGAGTACACAGGGACAAACATGCCTAATATTTTTCAAAACATGTGGTGCAAAATAATGCAGATTTCAATCTTTAACAGAAACAATCAAAGCAATTTaacaaaaaaagtatatataaagGAATATCTAGCTAATATATGTCTGTATTTACTAAAGGGTACTGAAGAGAATTTGAATTTTGAATGAAACTAAGGCAGTGTGggtcagacaggcaggcagggctaCCCTGCTTGTTGCCACTCAGCCACTCCTTTATTCCTCTGCTCTGTTTCCAACTGACTGCACCAGCCTCACCGTGGCAAATTATTCTGTCCCTCCTGGCTAAATAaatatgagagagagtgagtgagaaagagaacgagacagagagaaaccGGCAGGTTCGATTCTGGGTATGAGACTTTTCCTGTGTTACGACAACGTCTTCGTGGCAGCCTTTGATTCCATGGTCTCTGAGGCGACGGCTGGTTCTGTGGCGGCTGAAGCAGGAACTGTGGCACCAGGAAGGGTCTGCTGCTCTGGGGCGGGGGTGACTGTGGAAAGGGTGAGGGGGGTGAAGGAGGAGACGTCGACAGGGGGAAGGGATGTTACCCCCTGGGGCAGGAGGGGGAGCTGGGACAGCATGGCAGgcaggggggggaggggggctaGACTGGGCAGGTTCAGAGGAGGGAAGGGTGCGAGTG harbors:
- the LOC120055395 gene encoding CAP-Gly domain-containing linker protein 4-like; translation: MSGRERSRNRTWSLDSDLDSRASQTVGSSAGGLEEDKEVASQAVLFFINGSRRGAVHLCSSIAEILRENQRLHRTVEVQRVRIEELMCSLSTAPAAPVGPSDSNRSQTNSTSPFSCLPSISLAAASSPYLPSPPASHHTPLPPSSGPPSQPHPSEETVRRREKGNLSSEQGGQTSDRKHTLKKREKVLRRSASCGPLRGEMDETKEEERWCLAPDCPDSSSTVQAAGGLDPRALTTRKKHRLCVNDRVVLERRRRGEERRRGAVRFIGPLENTESTDIYIGVELDTSSGENEGSLHGNRYFRCKPNHGTFTTITGIRKLSQSSRFKPPEEGDSSDSGPGSSAVAMGRSSQSVGSRSRKGLRRTWNQMDIRAQVHSEPGGPRDKTTVENPGLD